The nucleotide sequence taatgctacgtgaaataagttagtcagagaatgacaaatactatatggttttactcatatgcagaatttttttttttaaagattttatgtatttattcgacagagagagagatcacaagtaggcagagaggcaggcagagagagaagaggaagcaggctccccgcagagcagagagcccgatgcggggctcgatcccagaaccctgagatcatgacctgagccgaaggcagtggcttaatccactgagccacccaggcgcccctcatatgcagaatttaagaaacaaaacaaatgagcaaaggagaaaaagagagacaaaccaagaaacagactctttttttttttttaagattttatttatttatttgacagagagagatcacaagcaggcagagaggcaggcagagagagagaggaggaagcaggctccctgccgagcagagagcccgatgcgggactggatcccaggaccctgagatcatgacccgagccgaaggcagaggcccaacccactgagccacccaggcgcccaccaagaaacagactcttaactataaagagaaaaactgatggttaccagaagggagagaggtggggagattggtgaaataggtaaaggggataaGGAatacacttgtcatgatgaacagtgggtgattaaaataaaaacttaaggggcacttggatggctcagtcagttgggcgtctgagtcttgatctcagctcagatcttcatctcagggtcttgatctcagggtcatgagtttgaccctggcattgggctctgcactgggcatggggcctacttttaaatcaatcaatcaatcaattaattaaaaactttaaaaaaactccACTCTCCTCTACTTCTTTAGTAAAATAATTCATGTTTCCTGTGTTCCCTTGCAGTTAAGGGTAGCCATGTGAAACTCTGGCCAGTGAGATGTAAGCCAAAGTTGTTGGATAACACATATAAcaaagctttttttccccttagattttatttacttatttggcaaagagagagaggtcacaagtaggcagagaggcaggcaaagagagagggggaagcaggctccctgctgagcagagagcctgatgcaaggctccatcagaggaccctgagatcatgacccaagctgaaggcagaggcttaacccactgagccacccctcccCTTTTCTTTAATAGTAGCTacacctgttttttgttttttgttttttaattttatttatttatttgacagagagagatcacaagtaagcagagcagcaggcagagagagaggaggaagcaggctccccactgagcagagagtcagatgcagggcttaattccaggacgccgagatcatgacctgagcagaaggcagaggctttaacccactgaactacccaggcaccccaataagaaagctttttttttttttttaaagattttatttatttatttgacagagagagagatcacaagtaggcagagaggcaggcagagagagaggaggaagcaggctccccacggagcagagagcccaatgcggggctcgatcccaggaccctgagatcatggcctgagcctaaggcagcggcttaatccactgagccacccaggcgccccaagaaagctttttaaaaggaACATAAAGGGGGCTCCTGGCTTGCTTGGTCAGTGGAGTGTGggattcttgatcttggtgtGGTAAGTAAGCTCAGACTGATCTTGGCCACAGAAATTacttgaaagtaaataaataaataattgattaaaGTTTATATTAATCATTTTGTGCCATTTCCCTAACCTCCTGATTTCTGGTTTGAATGCAGATATGATAACTGGAGCTCCATCAGTCACCTTGGACCATGAGTTAaccaaaagaacaacaacaacaaaaaaaatgagagtaagaaagtaaaaattaaaaaaaaaaaacagaaaagcacaaggacaaagaaagagaagaatggagCAAATGAAAGATgtaattttgaaaatggaaagtCATATGTGTGAGGTTTTAAATCCTTAAGTTTGAATATTTTCCATTCTACTCATGAGGTATGGAGCTAGAATCCAAAACGGTGTAAGATAATTGAAGTCTTAGAACTtgtaaagacttaaaaaattaGATCTTAGTCCTTCGAAAGCAGGGTCAGGAGGATTGGAAAATTCCTTTTTGGGGGACAATGACTGACCCAGGAGAAAAGTTTATAGGAGCTCAAGGACTGGTCCCTCCCTCATCCACCACATGATGAGGCCCACCAGCTGACTTTTTCTGGACCCTCTATGAACTTTCAATCTCTCTTTTGGACCTCATGCTCAAGTCGGAGCAGATAGCCAAGGATCAACAGAGATCTGAAGACAGCCTCAAACATGACAAGAAAAGGAGCCAAGAGGATAACAGATAATGAAGGGGTCAGAAGACAATTACAAAAAACTGCAATTAATATcctcagaggggtgcctgggtggctcagcagtcggttaagcttccgattcttggctttagctcaggtcaggatcccaggattaaGCCCTGAGCATGtaatctgctcctccctctgccccctccctgcttatactttcttgcactctctctctcctcctcacaaaaataaatttaaggggcgcctgggtggctcagtgggttaagccgctgccttcggctcaggtcatgatctcagggtcctgggatcgagtcccgcatcgggctctctgctccgcagggagcctgcttccctctctctctctctctgcctgcctctctatctacttgtgatctctctctgtcaaataaataaaaataaaatctttaaaaaaaaaataaataaaataaataaataaataaatttaaaaatcttttaaaaatcagagtttttcggggtgcctgggtggctcagtgggctgggcctctgccttcggctcaggtcatgatctcagggtcctgggattgagccccatgttgggctctctgctcggtggggagcctgcttccccctctctctgcctgcctctctgcctacttgtgatctctgtctctatcaaataaacaaataaaaaaataagagtttggAAGAGAGAACAAATCGAGTAGTTGGTgggaaattattaaagaaataattcaaaaatacGTTCCTGAACTGAAAGGACATGAGTTTCCAGATTGAAAGGGCCTAACACACTAagtataaaaaacaaagaaacaaaaaaaaatttttttttaagattttatttatttatttgacagagagagatcacaagcagatagcgaggcaggcagagagagagagagagggaagcaggctccctgctgagcagagagccggatgcgggactcaatcccaggaccccgagatcatgacctgagccgaaggcagcggcttaacccactgagccacccaggtgcccccaaaaatttttttgaaaatcaaacaCCCAAGGGTATTTCATTATGAAATTTCATAGTAAATACTTGGTGAAACTTCTAAAGGCTTCCAGAGAGGGGCATCCAGGTAGCTCATTTgattaagtgtcagactcttgattttggcttgggtcataatctcaggatcctgagatccagccaCAGCCTGGCAGCAGGCTCTGATCTGGCTATAGAggctacttaagattctctccctccctcttcttctgcccctccccacgctCATCtcggtgctctctctctctctctcaaaaaagaaaaaaaaaaattaaaggctttGAGAGAGAAAATCAGGTTGGCATACAAGGGATACTCAGTTGCATATACCGAATGGCATTGGATTTAATAACACTcctgaaaactaaaaaatgatGGGGATAATGCCCTCAAAACTCtagatgattattattttttaatctagaatCCTATACTCCTCCAAGATGTTTCCAAGCATACAAAGACAGgaaattttctttctgtgctCCCTTCCTCAGGAAGCTAGTGGATGATGAAGTACTAAAACAGAGGATAAAACCAGGGAAAATCAAAACACGGCATCCTGGAAATAAAGGGTTGATCCACACAGAAAAGAATCAAAGGGATTCCATGGATGACCGTGTAGGGAAGAGCCAGGACAACtttgaagcaggcttcctgccaccAGGCCAGCTTGACAACACATGAGGTCAACAGGCTACCTACTGTGTTTGACCAACCTGAGAGATttatacttcttcttttttttcttcaagatttatttatttgagagcaagagagagcaagcaagcatgcatagacatgcatgtacacacacacacacacacacacacacgaatggtggggaggggcagagggagagaatcctcaagcagccTCTCTGGCTGAGCTTGGAGCTCAATGCAGAGCTCCACTCAGGGCTCCACCTGGTTAGGGGCTTGACTCTGGCTCTACCTCaggacccatgaaatcatgacctgtgttgaaaccaagagtctggtacttaaccaaccaagccacctaggcaccccaagaggtTTACACTTCTGACAGAATCtatgaaacaaaatgaacaaacaaaaacccagggcaatttgaaatttcaggaaaaaacaaaaatttatataaGGCAAAATTAACCATAATTATTTGGCTTAAttgtgaataaaatatatatagtcacaaacatataaaaataaatactgggcacctggatggctcaattggctAAGCaactactttcagctcaggtcatgatctcagggtcctgggatagagccctgagttgggataactgctcagcggggagtctgcttctccctctgcccttcaccctacTCTCGgtcgctcgcttgctctctctctcgaataaataaaaaaaaattatttaaagaataagTACTAATTGATTCTAAAACTATGGTCTCCTGGGGTTcagcaccaaaacaaacaaacaaacaataaataccCAAGAACTATGGTCTACTATTGGAAGAGGTGATGAGTGTTGCTTGTGGAATATTTAAAGAGTGAAATCCGAATCTTCTATCGTAGAAAGTGTACTAAGTGAActaaagattttactgatttttattaaGCAAAATTGGTTATAAAATTTTGAAGTGACATTTTCTCAAAACAGTACgtcaaaaatttattttgtttccaatGAGCTGTGgctttagttttttgttgttgttgttttaaaaaatgtagaaattattggggcgcctgggtggctcagtgggttaaagcctctgccttcggctcaggtcatgatctcagggtcctgggatcgagccctgcatcgggctctctgctccgcagggagtctgcttcctcctctctctctctgcctgcctctctgcctacttataatttctgtctttcaaataaataaataaaatcttaaaaaaaatgtagaaattacaacatggatgggcctagaaggtgtaatgctaagtgagataagtcagtaagagaaagacaaatatcatacgatttcactcataggtgaaatttaagaaacaaagaaaaaagagacaaacaagaaAACTAGACTCTTATACAGAGAAATGGTAGTTGCTAGAGAGGCAGCGGGTGGGGGagtgggtgaaatagataaagggattgagagtatacttatcatgatgagcatggagaaatgtatagaattgttgaatcactgtatggtacacctgaaaccaatataacaccctatgttaattatacttcagttaaaacTGCAGAAATATTCTACATTtactataacatttttttttaaagaatattttatttagggacgcctgggtggctcagttggttaagcggctgccttcagctggggtcatgatcccagcgtcatgggatcgagttccacatcgggctccttgctcagcagggagcctgcttctccctctgcctctgcctgccactcttgtctgcctgtgcttgctctctctctctctccgacaaataaataaataaaatctttaaaaaaaaaagattaattaattaattaattaattaatttgatgggggggagagagagagagcacaagcatgtggagtagcagggagaaggagagggagaagctccccaCCGAggtccccaccgagcaaggagcctgacatgggtcttgatcccaggactctgggatcacgacctaagccaaagtctgatgcttaattgactgagccacccaggtgcccctattataaCATTTCATAGAGGTTTCTATGTACACTAAAGTAtccattaaaaatgtatattttgtccATTCCTCCCTCATATAATATGAAAATAGTGTGATCTTTGAAACATCTTATGTCAGTTTTACCAGAGATGatgatttaaaatgcagattaggggcgcctgggtggctcagtgggttaagcctctgctagggtcatgatctcagggtcctgggatcgagccctgcgtccggctctctgctcggtggaaaggctgcttccccctctctctctgtctgcctctctgcctacttgtgatctctctctctgtcaaataaataaattaaaaaacctttaaaaaaaataacccagaTTAATTGCCATAAGATATACTGAACCATtatgtctctgagatccagcaTTGATTTCTGGCAGAGTGCCTCAGTGATTTTTAGGTGTCCTAAtggaatctagaaaaacacatccTGGATTAGTCTAAGGTATTTTCAGTtacaataatttattttgcaCTGTATTTATCCTCTCAGAATAGgaagtttcttttctctcaaagCTCTGAGATACTGTTGATTCTATCATTCTTTCAAACAATATCTCATTCTGTTGTTTCATCATTATTGTCTTAATAGTCATATTACTCTAATTTTTCTATACTTACTTATCAGATAATGACTTTGTAGTTATTCATATCATAACTCCATTTCATTCTCAGGAATTTCAATAGAAGAATGCCTCACAAGTGTTGATCAAAATATGACaatgaagaataaattaaaatctgatgaacaatatactttaaaaaactaaCATTTGTTTTCCCTcaaggctttattttttctttttttcttttttttgtcactgttcaaattttatttggtattttagtTGGTTGCATGGTCTTTTTACATGATATGGCAATGTACACTATATTCTGACATACATGGTACACGAATTAAGATCCTTTGGAACAGTTATGCACAATACATGCAATAATGAATTTATATGTTGGAGCCCAGGATGTGACTGACTGAAAAAGATGGACTAGGCATGTTAGGTGTTGGCTGAAGGAACCAGAAGTCATAGAACACACAGGAAATATGCATCTGGTTGAAAGAGCACCTGCAGCATACACAATATTGGCAGTGGTGCCTCTGAGATGAACCCATTTAGGACTACAAAGGCAGGTATCATCCAGCATTAGGGTATAGCTGCAGGGTTTGCTGAACCATTCCTATTTAGAACTTTAGGAAACTGATGTTTTTTCCTTAGGCCATTTTGATATTATTTGAGTAACAGATCAGATAATAAGGACAATGTACACAACCTCCAACTAAAACCCTGTCATAGTCTAGACAGTGAAGTGATACattagaaaactttaaaactgcAGCTCCTTTTGGATCCCCCAGAGTGTATCTGCACTCTTCTTCAAACGGGCCTCCTCCTCAGAAGTCAGAGTCACCTTCACAACATCTGAAATTCCATTCTGTCCCAAGACGCAAGGAACACTAAGGAAGACATCATCTTTTATTCCATAGAGACCCTTAATCATGGTGGAAATTGGATGCACCCGCCTAAGATTCTTCATTATACTTTCTGCCAAATCTGCGACAGACAGTCCAATGGCCCAGGAAGTGTAGCCTTTCAGTTTGATTACCTCATAGGCACTGTCAACCACCTGTTTGTGAACCTCTTTCCACTGTTCCTTATCTGCATCAGTGCCTAAGTCAGGGTGCAGATTCTTCAGAGAGACACCAGCAATGTTTACTCCACTCCATACAGGCACACTGGAGTCTCCATGCTCCCCGAGGATCCACCCGTGACAGCTTAACGGGTGAACTCCCAGCCTTTCTCCCATCAGGTACCGGAACCGGGCTGAATCCAGATTGCAACCACTTCCAATGACACGGTTTTTGGGAAAGCCACTTATCTTCCAAGCCACATAGGTCAAGATATCCACTGGATTGGAAACAACAAGCAACTTGCAGTTTGGGCTGTATTTGACGACATTGGGAATGATGAACTTAAAGATGTTCACGTTACGCTGGACCAAATTAAGACGGCTTTCTCCCTCTTGCTGACGTGCCCCAGCTGTGATAATAACCAGCTTGGAGTTTGCAGTCACATTATAGTCTTTGCCAGAGACAATTTTTGGTGTTCTAAGGAAAAGGCTTCCATGCTGGAGATCCGTCATCTCTCCCTTCAGTTTGTCTTCCATGACATCAACAAGAGCAAGTTCATCTGCCAAGTCCTTCATTAAGATACTGATGGCACAAGCCATGCCAACAGCACCAACCCCAACAACTGTAATCTTGTTTTGGGGGACATGTTCTTCCTTAAGAAGATTCTGAATCAGCTGATCTTTGAGAGTTGCCATTTTGGACTTAGAACCAAAAGGAATCGGGAGTGCACGTCGGGAGGGCGGGCGTCAGCGGCCCGGGGAACTAGATCCGGACTTGGCGGCAGCGGCTCcgacctattttttcttttttatatagagtcttaatgatttatttaagagagaaggggaagtgcagagagagagaatcttttttttttttttaataaagattttatttatttatttgacagagagagaaattacaagtaggtagagaggcagacagagagggagggggaagcaggctccccactgagcagagagcctgacatgggctcaatcccaggactcaatcccaggacgctgagatcatgacctgagccaaacggcagaggcttaacccactaagccacccaggtgcccccagagagaaagaaccaaaagCAGACTTtacactgagggcagagcccagggtaggggttgatctcacaaccctgcgatcacaacctgagctgaaaccaagagcccatcactcaacagactgagccattcaggcacccttCCCTCAAGGACTTCAGATACAAttccctgtgtttttttttatctattgTTGCTGATTAGAAGCCTGTTGTCAGtctgtttatcttttctttttaagatttatttacatggggtgcctgggtggctcagtgggttaaagccttgccttcagcttgggttgtgatctcagggtcctgggatcaagccccgcattgggctctctgcccaacggggagcctgcttccccctctctccctgcctgcctctctgcctacttgtaatctctgtctgtcaaataaataaataaataatcttaaaaaaaagatttatttacttgttttttcaagtaagctctatgcccaatatgggacttgaactcatgaccccaagatcctcatgttttaccaactgagccagcccctTTTCTTTTCGTTCTTTGGTAGGTACTctattgatctttttcttttcttttcaatatttagtttatttatttgagaaagagtgagagcacaagcagggtaaggagcaaagggaggggagaagcagactcctcactgagcagggagcctgtcatgggactcaatcccagaatcctgagatcacgacccacgCCAAAGGcggagactcaacccactgagtcacccaggtgccccatcttctccccatttcttttttttttaagattttatttatttatttgacagacagagatcacaagtaggcagagaggcaggcagagagagagggggaagcaggctccctgctgagcagagagcccgatgttgggctagatcccaggaccctgggatcatgacctgagctgaagacagaggctttaacccactgagccacccaggtgcccctcttctgcccatttcttgactggattatttgttgagtaatgagtttgataagttatttatagattttggatactagccctttatctgacatgtcatttgcaaatatcttctctcattctgtcggttgtctttggttttgttgactgtttcctttgctgtgcagaagtgtttcatcttgatgaagtcccagtagttcatttttgcccttgcttcccttgcctttggtgatgtttctaggaagaagttggtgCAGCTCaagtcaaagaggttactgcctgcagtctcctcaaggattttgatggattcctgtctcacattgaggtctttcatccattttgagtctatttttgtgtgtggtgtgaagaaatggtccagtttcattcttcttcatgtggctgtccaattttcctaacatcATTTTTTGAGGGgagttgtcttttttccactggacattctttcctgctttgtcaatgaatggttgaccatagagttgagggtccatttctgggctctctattctgttccattgatctatgtgtctgttttgtgccaataCAATACTGTCTTGacgattacagctttgtaatagagcttaaagtccagaattgtgatgccgccaacattcctctggctatttggggtccctTTTGgctctatacaaattttagaattatttgttctagcttgGTGAAGAAGTATTTTGATAGGATTTGCATTGAATGTATGGATTGCTGTAGGTAgcatagtcattttaacaatatttgttcttccaatccatgagcatggaacagttttccatttctttgttgaaagaaatgaaggaggagagatcacaagaaacACCTTGTTgttgtcttcttcagtttctttcatgagggttctatagttttctgagtatagatcctttacctctttggttaagtttattcctaggtatcttatcgtTTTGGATGGAATGTAAGTGGGATCAgatccttagtttctctttcttctatctcattgttggtgtatagaaactgatttctgtgcattgattatatatcctgacactttgctgaattcctatatgagttctagcaagtTTGGGATGGAGtattttaggttttccacatagagtgtcatgtcatctgcaaagactgagagtttgacttcttctttgccaattcaaaagccttttatttctttttgttgtctgattgctgaggctaggacttctagtactatgttgaaaagtaGTAGtggcatccctgccatgttcctgaccttagatgaaaagctctcagtttttccccattgagaattatattcactgtgaGCTTCtcataaatggcttttatgatattgaggtatgctccctctGTTCCTACACTATATAGAGTTTTAATcaaaaaaggatgctgtactttgtcaaatgctttttaagcatttattgagagtatcatatggttcttgttctttctttcattaatgtagtgtattacattgattgatttgtggatgttgagcccccttgcagcccaggaataaatcctacttggtcatggtgaataatccttttaatgtactattggatcctattggctagtattttgttaggaatttttgcatccatattcatcagggatattggtccataattattctttttggtgggttctttgtctggttttaggatcaagataatgcggggcacctgggtggctcagtggattaagccgctgccttcggctcaggtcatgatcccagggtcctgggatcgagccccacatcgggctctctgctcagcagggagcctgcttcccttcctctctctgcctgcctctccacctacttgtgatctctgtctgtcaaataaataaataaaatctttaaaaaaaaaaaaaaagataatgctggccccatagaaagagtttggaagttttccttccatttctatttttttttttttttttttttgctacagtttcagaagaatggatgttaattcttctttaaatgtttggtagaattcccttgggaagccatctggccctggactgttgtttgttgggagatttttgattactgcttcaatttccttgctgattatgggtctgttcaggttttctatttcttcctgttccagTTTTTGTAGTtgatacatctctaggaatgcatccatctcttccagattacctaatttgttggcatatagttgcatATAATATGtgcttataattgtttgtatttcttagttgtgatctctcctttttcattcatgattttatttatttgggtcctttctcatttctttttgatacGTCTGGCCAGGGTGGGTAtcaatcttatcaattctttcaaagaacaaactcctagtttcattgatttgttctacttttcttttggcttctatttcattgatttctttattaattctcttctcctgctgggtgtaggctttatttgctgttctttctccagctcctttaggtgtagggttagattgtatatttgagacctttcttgtttcttgagaaaggcttgtattgttatataattccctcttagaaccacctttgctgcatctcaaaggtttttttttttttttttttttttttttaaagattttatttatctatttgacagagagagagatcacaagtaggcagaaaggcaggcagagagagagaggaggaagcaggctccccactgagcagagagcccgatgcgaggctcgatcccaggaccctgagatcatgacccgagccgaaggcagcggcttaatccactgagccacccaggtgccccatctcaaaggttttgaacagttgtgtattcatttttatttgttccatgaatttttaaaaattgtctttaatctcctggttgacccatttattctttttttttttttttaagattttttgacagagatcacaagtaggcagagaggcaggcagagagagagagagagagagagagagagagagagaggaggaagcaggctccctgctaagtagtgagcccgatgtggggctcgatcccaggaccctgggatcatgacctgagccaaaggcagaggctttaacccactgagccacccaggcaccccgacccatttattctttagtcagatgctctttagcctccatgtctttgagttctttccaaatgtcctcttgtgattgagttccgcATTCAAAGCAccatggtctgaaaatatacagggaatgatcccaattgCTTGGTAccagttaagacctgatttgtgtttttttttttaattttatttatttatttgatagacagagatcacaagtaggcagagaggcaggcaggggagggagggaagcaggctccctgctgagcagagagcccgactcggggctcgatcccaggatcctgggatcatgaccctagctgaaagcagaggctttaacccactgagccacccaggcaccccaagacctgatttgtgacccagaatgtgatctattctggagaatgttccatgtgcaatcaagaagaatgtgtattctgttgctttaagatggaatgtgctgaatatatctgtgaaatctatctggtccagtgtgtcattcaaagcccttgtttccatGTTGATCTTCTgctagatgatctgtccatttcagtgaatgGGGTGTTAACATCCCCTacttttattctattattattgatatgtttctttaattttgttatcaactggcttatgtaattggctgctcccatgttaaggacatacatatttatttatacccttatataaatatttatatttattgttagatcttcttgttggatatacCCTTTCATTATGATGTACT is from Meles meles chromosome 1, mMelMel3.1 paternal haplotype, whole genome shotgun sequence and encodes:
- the LOC123940476 gene encoding L-lactate dehydrogenase A chain-like isoform X2; translation: MATLKDQLIQNLLKEEHVPQNKITVVGVGAVGMACAISILMKDLADELALVDVMEDKLKGEMTDLQHGSLFLRTPKIVSGKDYNVTANSKLVIITAGARQQEGESRLNLVQRNVNIFKFIIPNVVKYSPNCKLLVVSNPVDILTYVAWKISGFPKNRVIGSGCNLDSARFRYLMGERLGVHPLSCHGWILGEHGDSSVPVWSGVNIAGVSLKNLHPDLGTDADKEQWKECRYTLGDPKGAAVLKFSNVSLHCLDYDRVLVGGCVHCPYYLICYSNNIKMA
- the LOC123940476 gene encoding L-lactate dehydrogenase A chain-like isoform X1 is translated as MATLKDQLIQNLLKEEHVPQNKITVVGVGAVGMACAISILMKDLADELALVDVMEDKLKGEMTDLQHGSLFLRTPKIVSGKDYNVTANSKLVIITAGARQQEGESRLNLVQRNVNIFKFIIPNVVKYSPNCKLLVVSNPVDILTYVAWKISGFPKNRVIGSGCNLDSARFRYLMGERLGVHPLSCHGWILGEHGDSSVPVWSGVNIAGVSLKNLHPDLGTDADKEQWKEVHKQVVDSAYEVIKLKGYTSWAIGLSVADLAESIMKNLRRVHPISTMIKGLYGIKDDVFLSVPCVLGQNGISDVVKVTLTSEEEARLKKSADTLWGIQKELQF